A DNA window from Pungitius pungitius chromosome 1, fPunPun2.1, whole genome shotgun sequence contains the following coding sequences:
- the LOC134104153 gene encoding uncharacterized protein LOC134104153 → MSDTVTSCPLCRGVYAALRQHLRRAHGVKNAEERGLLLSLASGRTNIRAEPCPVAGCSYRKKRLDRHLSDAHPEVNAAELDELLASLKKRVAVRQLSELRATLPAISMVSRLDEAAYEETEASPTELPPSGVVAETPTDLSPSDELAGSPNEVPPTGEIAESPTDLPPSGVIQESGHGTEPGGCSIRSCLAIRSALRARCFQLQRKVALLSKRGRNPSMDPVPVQPGRTEGFGRQSTSKCPKFSQSVESYLSAYRLQNQGSNPSVKRRENAASKVGRVRDFLAYMAAGKDRLHLWNYLDNPERIFSYAASLQPSKTVTTAAIYLKNLSQFMKYFQQTPPKQCRLSRGQIVGVIRAVDASKSNIHTPVVLHQLKVKSDKLSRLVSRETLRDCQMRASAAIPKVLDCMERGNSTRERYAFFGHLSALLASLYGHRPGVFRNMTVTEVLHAAEEEECEADTITDPGYVISVAEHKTNRDFGAAQMYLRSEEYSWFKRWLAVRGKCNPTTDHFMVGDGGGPVTNLLHCMQGAWIEMELPGRPNFLDLRTAVAAHAKNFHPDDVRRRIATFMCHDVSTADRFYTLVLNPRQAKQLRIQLEEVVADPDPPCALSV, encoded by the exons ATGTCAGATACGGTGACAAGTTGCCCGCTTTGCCGTGGTGTGTATGCTGCTTTGCGGCAACACTTGAGGAGAGCTCACGGAGTGAAGAACGCGGAAGAGAGGGGCCTGCTGTTGTCGCTAGCAAGTGGCCGAACGAACATTCGCGCGGAGCCTTGTCCAGTCGCGGGGTGCagctacagaaaaaaaaggttagaccGTCACCTTTCTGATGCGCACCCTGAAGTGAATGCCGCTGAATTGGACGAACTGTTAGCAAGTTTAAAGAAGCGTGTAGCGGTGAGGCAACTCTCTGAGCTGCGGGCCACTTTACCGGCCATTTCCATGGTGTCGAGGCTTGACGAGGCCGCCTATGAAGAGACCGAGGCCAGCCCCACGGAGCTGCCTCCGTCTGGAGTGGTTGCGGAGACCCCCACCGATCTCTCTCCGTCTGACGAGCTTGCGGGCAGCCCCAACGAGGTGCCCCCGACTGGCGAgattgcggagagccccaccgacctgcctccgtctggagtgatccAGGAAAGCGGCCATGGCACAGAGCCTGGTGGTTGCAGCATCCGGAGCTGCCTTGCCATCCGGAGTGCTCTTCGCGCCAGGTGTTTCCAGTTACAGAGGAAGGTGGCTTTGCTctcaaagagagggaggaacccCTCCATGGACCCGGTCCCGGTCCAGCCAGGGAGAACGGAAGGTTTTGGCCGACAAAGTACGTCAAAATGCCCCAAGTTTTCCCAGTCTGTGG AATCCTACTTGTCTGCGTACCGCCTTCAGAACCAGGGCTCCAATCCCTCGGTAAAGCGGAGGGAAAACGCCGCATCCAAGGTGGGAAGAGTCCGAGACTTCTTAGCATACATGGCGGCTGGTAAGGATAGGCTCCACCTGTGGAACTACCTAGACAACCCCGAGCGTATATTCAG TTACGCAGCAAGCCTCCAGCCCAGCAAGACCGTCACGACGGCTGCAATTTATCTAAAAAATTTGTCCCAGTTCATGAAGTATTTTCAGCAAACGCCCCCGAAACAATGCAGACTTTCCCGGGGTCAGATAGTCGGTGTTATACGGGCTGTGGATGCCTCTAAATCTAACATCCACACACCAGTAGTCCTCCACCAGCTAAAGGTGAAGTCGGATAAACTGTCCCGCCTGGTTTCCCGTGAGACGCTGCGTGACTGTCAGATGAGGGCGAGCGCAGCAATCCCAAAGGTTCTGG ACTGCATGGAGCGTGGAAACAGCACCCGGGAACGGTACGCCTTTTTCGGTCACTTGTCCGCCCTCCTGGCATCCCTCTATGGACACCGGCCGGGCGTATTCAGGAACATGACAGTGACTGAGGTGCTCCAtgctgcggaggaggaagagtgcgaGGCGGACACCATCACCGACCCTGGCTATGTTATTTCG GTGGCGGAGCATAAGACTAACAGGGACTTTGGCGCAGCACAGATGTACCTGCGTTCTGAAGAGTACTCCTGGTTTAAAAGGTGGCTGGCGGTGCGGGGAAAATGCAACCCCACAACGGATCACTTTATGGTAGGCGATGGAGGAGGGCCAGTCACCAACCTACTCCATTGCATGCAAGGTGCCTGGATAGAAATGGAGCTGCCTGGCCGGCCAAATTTCCTGGACCTCCGCACCGCAGTCGCAGCACAT GCCAAAAACTTCCATCCCGATGATGTCCGAAGGCGCATAGCAACCTTCATGTGCCACGACGTATCAACTGCTGACCGCTTCTACACACTCGTCCTGAATCCGAGGCAGGCCAAACAGCTACGTATCCAGCTGGAAGAAGTTGTTGCTGACCCCGACCCCCCGTGTGCATTGTCCGTTTGA